The Thermodesulfobacteriota bacterium sequence CCTCGCCCCCTTCCAAACCTCGCGCCCGCTCATGCTCCACCGCGGCGCGCAGCGGCTCGGGGATGGGCCGGTGGCCTGGCTCCCAGCCCCCGTGGAACGCGGCGTCGCGGGCCGCCTCGAGGGCCGGGTAGGCCACCTCGTAGACCTCTTTCCGGCAGGCCTCGCCCCACTGGTCCACCTGCAGCGAGCCCTCGTCGTCGAGACGGAAGCTCACGAGCAGGTCGGCGAGGTGGTGGAGCTCGGCCTCGTCGGCGTTGCCGACCTCGTCCAGGAGGATCGAGGCCTCCTCCGGGTCCTGCGCCTCCACGAGGGACACGTCGCCGTTGGGCCACCGACACAGGTACACGGGCATCACGATTCCTCCGCTGCCCACGGCCGGCCCGCGGCCCAGGCCGCTACGGCTCAGCAACCCTCGGCTGGACCTGGGGCCATCGTGCCTCCCACCTGCTCCGGGCCGGACAGGCGGTAAGGCCAAACGACAGGAGGCCGCACCCGCCGGCGGTTGCCTGCGGATGCGGCCTCGTTGGTCCGATCGGGTGCGGCCTCTCGGCCGGGCTCCGTCATCGCGCCACCCCCGTGAGAGCGAATCGGTCCCCCTTGTAGCGCGGCCCCGGGCGGAGACGCAAGGCGTAAGTTGCCCTCGCGTTGTTTCTCTCCCCCCTGTGCAGAGGGCGCTCCACAGGGCCGACAACGAGCGACTCCGGCTCCGAGCACATCCCGGTGCCCCTGCACCTGGGCGGCCAGCAGCTCGGCGCACGCTCGCCGGCCGACCTATAAAGAAACTCGCTGTCCCCGAGCCCGCAGGAGCGCCGTAGGGCGGGGCTTGCCCCGCCGCACTCGGCGGGCGAACCCCGCTACGCGGGAACCGCCCGCCCTACCGTTTCATCCCTCGGGGTGATCGAAGGTCATGGGCAACTCACTCGGCTCGCCCTCCGCGAGGGCTCATTCTGCGCCGATTGCTTCTCGGTCCCAGAGGATCAGCGCACGGGCAAGGGCGGCCCGGGCGAGGGGGACCGCCTTCGCCTCGTCGGGAGTGTAACAGAAGAGGTCGACTCCTATCCCGCAGTCGGAGAAATACGGTCTTCTCTATGGGACGATGCGGGTGCCGGCGCGGCCCTGCATGGCTTCGACGGCGAGCTCGGGGCTGGTGATGACGACCTCGCGGCCGCCGGCCTCCAGGAACTCCAGGGCGGCGTCGACCTTGGGGCCCATGGTGCCGGGGGGGAAGTGGCCCTGGGCGCGGTATTCCTTGAGCTCGGCGACGCTCACCTCCCCCAGACCCCGCTGGTCCGCCTGGCCGAAGTCCAGGTAGACCCGGTCCACGTCGGTGAGGATGAGGACCGCCTCGGCGCCGAGCTCCCGGGCGAGGACGGCGGTGGCGAGATCCTTGTCCACCACGGCCTCGACCCCCCGAAGCTCCCCCTCGGGCCCCTCGGCCACGGGCACCCCTCCGCCCCCGGCCGCGATGACCACCACGCCCTCCCGGGCGAGCCGGCGGATCACGGCCGCCTCCACGATGCGCAGGGGGCGCGGCGAGGGCACGACCCGCCGGTAGGCCCGGCCTTCCTCCCCCTCGCCCCCGGGCCGGGCGCGCACGACCCGCCAGCCCTTCTCGGCTTCCAGCCGGGCCGCCTCCCCGGCGGTGTACCAGGGGCCGATGGGCTTGGTGGGCGCAGCAAACGCGGGGTCGTCCGGGTCCACGACCACCTGGGTGATGAGGGTCACCACGGGGCGCGCCCGCTCGTGGCGCCGCAGGTGGTTGTAGAGGGTCTGCTGGATCATGAAGCCGATGCCCCCCTCCGAGTCGGCGTCGCAGATGTAGAGGGGCATGGGGGGCACGGTGTTTCGGGCGGCCTCGTTGCGGATGACGATGTTGCCCACGATGGGGCCGTTGCCGTGGGTGACGACGACCCGCCGGCCCTGCCGGAGCATCCGGGAGATCTGGGCGGTGCACGTGCGGGCGTGCTCGAACTGCTCTTCGATGGTGCCCGACTCCCCCCGGCGCAGGAGCGCGTTGCCCCCCAGGGAGACGACGCACAGAGGGGCGCCCCGGCGCCGGTTCACGGGGGCTCCGGCCCCGTCGCAGCGGGCGGGCGGGGGGCGACCACGGTGGCGTCGAGGAACCGCTCCACGTGCCCGCGAAGGCCGGGCCCCCCCGCCTCCTCCACCTCGTAGCGCACCCGCACGGCGGGCCTGGTGAGCCCGAGCAGCCGCGGCAGGTCCACGGGGGTGCCCACCAGGACGAGGTCGCAGGGGGTCGCCTCGATGGTCTCCTTGAGCTCCCGGAGCTGCCCGGGGGAGTACCCCAGGGCCGGGAGGACCGCCCCCAGGTGGGGATACTCCCGGTAGGCCTCCCGGATCGACCCCCGGGCGTGTGGGCGGGGGTCTGCGAGCTCGGCGCCGAAGCGCCGGGCGGCCAGCGCCGCCGCCCCGTAGGCCATGCCCCCGTGGGTGAGGGTGGGGCCGTCGTCCACGGCGAGCACCCGGCGGCCTGTTATGGACTTGGAGGCCTCCAGGGTGAGCGGCGAGGCCAGGCGGACGATGGCCGCCCCCGGGTTGGCCGCCCGCACGCTCGCCTCCACGGCCTCCACGTCCTCGGGGCGGGCGGTGTCCACCTTGTTCACCACCGCCACCCCCGCCCGGCGCAGGTTCGTCTCGCCCGGGTGGTAGGCCAGCTCGTGGCCCGGCCGGTGGGGGTCGAGGACCACGAGCTCGAGATCCGGCCGCAGGAAGGGGAAGTCGTTGTTTCCCCCGTCCCACACCAGCACGTCCGCCTCGGCCTCGGCCGCCCGGAGCACCTCGGCGGTGTCCACTCCGGCGTAGACCGTGGCCCCGGCTTTCAAGTGGAGCTCGTACTCCTCGCGCTCCTCCACGGTGCACCCGGCCCGGTCCAGGTCCTCCAGGGTTCGGAAGCGCTGGCAGCGCTCGGCCAAGAGGTCGCCGTAGGGCATGGGGTGGCGCAGCACGGCGGTGGCAAGCCCCCGCTCCCGGCACAGCTTCACCACGTACCGGGCCACCGCCGACTTGCCGCACCCCGTGCGCACGGCGCAAACGGAGATCACCGGCCGGCGCGCCGGGAGCATGGTGCGCTCGGGGCCCAGGAGCCAGAAGTCGGCCCCCGCGGCGAGCGCTCGCGACGCCCGGTGCATCACCTGCTCGTGGGAGATGTCGCTGTAGGCGAAGACCGCGAGGTCGGCGCGGTGGCGCCGCAGCAGGTCTTCGAGCTCGGCCTCGGGCCGGATGGGGATGCCCCGGGGGTAGAGGGGGCCCGCGAGCTCGGGGGGGTAGGTGCGCCCCTCGGTGCCGGGGATCTGGGCGGCGGTAAAGGCCACCACCTTGACGCCGCGGTCGGCCCGGAAGACCACGTTGAAGTTGTGGAAGTCGCGCCCCGCCGCCCCCAGGATGACGGCCCGCCTGCGGATCACAGCGCCTCCGTGCCGAGCCCCGCGAGGGCGTCGTCCAGGATGGCCAGGGCCCGGTCGAGCTCGTCTTCCCGGAGCACGAGCGGCGGCGCCAGCCGTAGCGCCGTCTTGTGGGCCCCGCACTCCAGGAGGAGGAGGCCCCGCTCCAGGGCGTGGGCCTGCACCCGCTCCACGCCCTCGGGGTAGGGCTCTTTGCCCAGGCGCGCGAGCTCGACCCCGATCATGAGCCCGAGCCCCCGCACGTCTCCCACGCAGGGATGGCGCCGCCGGATCTCCCCCAGGCGGTCCAGGGCCCGCCGCCCCAGGACCCGGGCGTTTTCCAGGAGGCCCTCCTCTTCGATCACCCCGATCGTGGCCACGGCGGCGGCGCAGGAGACGGGGTTCCCCCCGAAGGTGGTGCCGTGGGCCCCGGGGGGCCAGCGGTCCATGAGCTCGGACCGCGAGACCACGGCGCTCAAGGGAAGGCCCGAGGCAATGCCCTTGGCCAGGGTCACCACGTCGGGCACGACCCCGAAGTGCTCGCAGGCCAGCCACCGGCCCGTGCGCCCCATGCCCGACTGGACCTCGTCGCAGACCAGGAGGATGCCCCAGCGGTCGCACAGGGCCCGCAGGTGGGCGAGGAACCCCGGGGGCGGGACGGCGTACCCCCCCTCCCCCAGCACCGGCTCCACCACGACGCAGGCGAGCTCGTCGGGGGTCACCAGGTGCCGGAAGAGCCACTCCAGGTGGTCCCGGCACGCCTCTCCGCAGGTCTCGGGGGCCCGGCCCACGGGGCAGCGAAAGCAGTAGGGGTAGGGGGCGTGGTGCACGCCCGGCAGCAGCGGCGCGTAGCCGCGGCGGTAGCGCGCGGTGGAGGCCGTGAGGGAGAGCGCGCCGAGGGTGCGGCCGTGGAAGGAGGGGGCAAAGGCGAGCACCCCCTGGCGCCCGGTGTGGAAGCGGCAGAGCTTGATCGCCCCCTCCACGGCCTCGGCCCCGGAGTTGCTGAAGAAGAAGCGGTCGAGCCCGGGCGGCAGCACCCGGGCCAGGGCCTCGCAGAGCTCCAGGAGGGGCTCGTGGTAGAAGATGCACCCGGCGTGGAGGAGCTTCTCGGCCTGCCGCCGCACCGCCTCCACCACCCGTGGGTGGTTGTGGCCGGTGTTGGCGGTGGCCAGACCGGCGGTGAAGTCCAGGTACTGCCGCCCGTCCTGGTCCTCCACCGTGGCACCCCGGGCCCGCACGGCCACGAAGTCGTTGTGGATCACCAGGGCGGAGGTGAGGTGGGCTCGTGCCCTCTGGAACCGATCGGGATCCATGGCAGCCTCGTGGCCCGCGCGGCGGCCCGATGGGACGTATGAGACCTATGGGACGTACTTCACCCGCCCCCCTTCACCTTCCACGTGGTACCACCGGGGCCGTCCTCCAGGACGACGCCCCAGGCGGCGAGCTCGTCGCGCACGGCGTCGGCGCGCTTCCAGTCCTTGTCCTTCCGGGCCTGGTTTCGCTCGGCGATCTTCGCCTCGACGGCGGCGGGGTCCAGACCCTTGGCTGCCGCGGCCCCCTGGCGCAGGGCTCCGAAGTAGGCTGCGGGCGGCTCCTGGAGGAGGCCGAGCACTCCCCCCACCCGGCGGAGGCTCTCGGAAGCGTACCGGAGCACGGCCAGGTTCCGGGGGCTCGGTTCGAAGCCCTCGTGGAGGAAGGCCCCCACCTGGCGGGCGCACTTGTGCAGGTAGCCCAGGGCCTCGGCGGTGTTGAAGTCGTCGTTCATCGCCTCTTCGAACTGGAAGAGGAGCCCCAGTACCGCCTCGTGGGCCGCGCGGGCGCCGTTGGCGAGTTCTCCCACGGGCACCTGGGCCGGCGCCTCGCGCCCCGCCAGCCCCTCGTCGATGCGCGCCATCAGCCCGTAGAGTCGGTCGAGGCCCGCGGCGGCCTCGTGCACCGAGACGTCGGAGTAGTCCACGGGGCTGCGGTAGTGGTGGGAAAGGAGGAAGAACCGCAGCACCTCGGGGTGCACCTGCTTGAGAACCTCGCGGATGGTGAAGAAGTTCCCCAGGCTCTTGGACATCTTCTCCTGGTTGATGTTCACGAACCCGTTGTGCATCCAGCAGCGCACGAAGGGCTCTCCGGTGGCCGCTTCCGCCTGGGCCACCTCGTTCTCGTGATGGGGAAAGACGAGGTCGCGTCCCCCGCCGTGGATGTCGAGGGTGGGCCCCAGGTACTTCTGGCCCATGACGGTGCACTCGATGTGCCACCCCGGTCGCCCCGGGCCCCAGGGGCTGGGCCAGGACGGCTCGCCGGGCTTGGAGGCCTTCCAGAGGGCGAAATCCAGGGGGCTCTTCTTGCGGGCGTCCACCTCGACCCGGGCGCCGGCCACCATCTCGTCCAGGGGGCGGCGCGAGAGCTTGCCGTAGGGCGGGTAGCTCTCCACCCCGAAGTACACGTCGCCCTCCACCTCGTAGGCGTGGCCCCGCTCGATGAGCTTTTGCACGTGGGCGATCATGTCCTCCACGTGCTCGGTGGCCCGGGGCTCGCGGGTGGGCCGCAGCACCCCCAGGGCGTCCATGTCCTCGTAGAAGGCCGCGATGTAACGCTCGGCGACCTGCTGGGCGGAGACCC is a genomic window containing:
- the arcC gene encoding carbamate kinase, which gives rise to MNRRRGAPLCVVSLGGNALLRRGESGTIEEQFEHARTCTAQISRMLRQGRRVVVTHGNGPIVGNIVIRNEAARNTVPPMPLYICDADSEGGIGFMIQQTLYNHLRRHERARPVVTLITQVVVDPDDPAFAAPTKPIGPWYTAGEAARLEAEKGWRVVRARPGGEGEEGRAYRRVVPSPRPLRIVEAAVIRRLAREGVVVIAAGGGGVPVAEGPEGELRGVEAVVDKDLATAVLARELGAEAVLILTDVDRVYLDFGQADQRGLGEVSVAELKEYRAQGHFPPGTMGPKVDAALEFLEAGGREVVITSPELAVEAMQGRAGTRIVP
- a CDS encoding cyclic 2,3-diphosphoglycerate synthase, with the protein product MIRRRAVILGAAGRDFHNFNVVFRADRGVKVVAFTAAQIPGTEGRTYPPELAGPLYPRGIPIRPEAELEDLLRRHRADLAVFAYSDISHEQVMHRASRALAAGADFWLLGPERTMLPARRPVISVCAVRTGCGKSAVARYVVKLCRERGLATAVLRHPMPYGDLLAERCQRFRTLEDLDRAGCTVEEREEYELHLKAGATVYAGVDTAEVLRAAEAEADVLVWDGGNNDFPFLRPDLELVVLDPHRPGHELAYHPGETNLRRAGVAVVNKVDTARPEDVEAVEASVRAANPGAAIVRLASPLTLEASKSITGRRVLAVDDGPTLTHGGMAYGAAALAARRFGAELADPRPHARGSIREAYREYPHLGAVLPALGYSPGQLRELKETIEATPCDLVLVGTPVDLPRLLGLTRPAVRVRYEVEEAGGPGLRGHVERFLDATVVAPRPPAATGPEPP
- a CDS encoding aspartate aminotransferase family protein; this translates as MDPDRFQRARAHLTSALVIHNDFVAVRARGATVEDQDGRQYLDFTAGLATANTGHNHPRVVEAVRRQAEKLLHAGCIFYHEPLLELCEALARVLPPGLDRFFFSNSGAEAVEGAIKLCRFHTGRQGVLAFAPSFHGRTLGALSLTASTARYRRGYAPLLPGVHHAPYPYCFRCPVGRAPETCGEACRDHLEWLFRHLVTPDELACVVVEPVLGEGGYAVPPPGFLAHLRALCDRWGILLVCDEVQSGMGRTGRWLACEHFGVVPDVVTLAKGIASGLPLSAVVSRSELMDRWPPGAHGTTFGGNPVSCAAAVATIGVIEEEGLLENARVLGRRALDRLGEIRRRHPCVGDVRGLGLMIGVELARLGKEPYPEGVERVQAHALERGLLLLECGAHKTALRLAPPLVLREDELDRALAILDDALAGLGTEAL
- the cysS gene encoding cysteine--tRNA ligase — encoded protein: MSLKIFNTLSGTKEGFAPLAQGRVGMYVCGVTVYDLCHVGHARAAVVFDVVYRYLKYSGYEVTYVRNFTDIDDKIIRRANEEGVSAQQVAERYIAAFYEDMDALGVLRPTREPRATEHVEDMIAHVQKLIERGHAYEVEGDVYFGVESYPPYGKLSRRPLDEMVAGARVEVDARKKSPLDFALWKASKPGEPSWPSPWGPGRPGWHIECTVMGQKYLGPTLDIHGGGRDLVFPHHENEVAQAEAATGEPFVRCWMHNGFVNINQEKMSKSLGNFFTIREVLKQVHPEVLRFFLLSHHYRSPVDYSDVSVHEAAAGLDRLYGLMARIDEGLAGREAPAQVPVGELANGARAAHEAVLGLLFQFEEAMNDDFNTAEALGYLHKCARQVGAFLHEGFEPSPRNLAVLRYASESLRRVGGVLGLLQEPPAAYFGALRQGAAAAKGLDPAAVEAKIAERNQARKDKDWKRADAVRDELAAWGVVLEDGPGGTTWKVKGGG